A genomic window from Silene latifolia isolate original U9 population chromosome 11, ASM4854445v1, whole genome shotgun sequence includes:
- the LOC141611101 gene encoding transcription factor MYBS3-like, which yields MTRRCSHCSNNGHNSRTCPTRAPTAATANGGGHGGGGGGVRLFGVRLTDGSFMKKSASMGNLSHYYNNNHASPSSAATSPQPDQPGSPAHDPVRDGYLSDDPNHHVSCSSSNRRGERKKGKPWTEEEHRLFLIGLQKLGKGDWRGIARSYVISRTPTQVASHAQKYFIRQSNATRRKRRSSLFDMVPDMVAEGPEGPENVPEEQSSPPQPFLRETDSCNALPSLDLSLGTESEPMETTPTEEVQETQEIPALPPPIPTFFIPIPYPPSSWKQNSIQPEIEILHHQVLKPTPVHRTDPANVDHLVGMSQLNLSETENGLAAGQPQLSLSLLGPSSRQSAFHASAPAGTSSELQEGKNSSSSVIQAV from the exons atgacAAGGCGGTGTTCTCATTGTTCCAACAATGGTCACAACTCCCGCACGTGTCCAACACGTGCACCCACCGCCGCCACCGCAAACGGCGGTGGTCATGGCGGTGGAGGGGGCGGGGTGAGGTTGTTTGGCGTGAGGTTGACAGATGGGTCGTTCATGAAGAAAAGTGCAAGTATGGGTAATTTATctcattattataataataatcatGCGTCACCATCCTCGGCTGCTACGTCACCGCAGCCGGACCAACCCGGTTCGCCTGCCCATGACCCGGTTCGTGATGGGTATTTGTCTGATGATCCGAATCATCATGTGTCTTGTTCTTCTTCTAATCGTCGTGGTGAGAGGAAAAAAg GTAAACCTTGGACGGAAGAGGAGCATCGTCTTTTCTTAATCGGTCTTCAGAAGTTGGGTAAGGGAGATTGGAGAGGAATTGCAAGAAGTTATGTAATATCTAGGACGCCTACCCAGGTGGCGAGCCATGCCCAGAAATATTTTATCCGTCAGAGTAATGCAACTCGTAGAAAGAGGAGGTCAAGTCTTTTTGACATGGTCCCAGATATG gTAGCTGAAGGGCCAGAAGGGCCAGAGAATGTGCCTGAAGAACAATCATCACCTCCCCAACCCTTTCTGAGAGAAACCGATAGTTGTAATGCTCTACCATCCCTAGATCTCTCTCTGGGTACCGAGAGTGAGCCCATGGAAACAACACCCACCGAAGAAGTACAAGAAACCCAGGAAATCCCGGCATTGCCGCCTCCTATCCCGACTTTCTTTATTCCCATTCCATATCCACCATCATCCTGGAAACAAAATTCAATCCAACCCGAAATTGAAATCTTACACCATCAGGTCTTAAAACCCACCCCAGTTCACCGAACAGACCCAGCCAATGTTGACCATCTAGTGGGTATGTCTCAGCTCAATCTCAGTGAGACTGAGAACGGGTTAGCAGCAGGTCAACCCCAACTATCTCTGAGTCTACTCGGACCTTCATCTCGACAATCAGCGTTTCATGCCAGTGCTCCTGCTGGTACTAGCTCCGAACTGCAGGAAGGGAAAAACAGTAGTAGTAGTGTCATTCAAGCTGTATGA